A section of the Brevinema andersonii genome encodes:
- the fliI gene encoding flagellar protein export ATPase FliI yields the protein MTDIFIKYQNALDRTPVLKSYGKIESLNGLLIEAKGPVGSIGDLCYIYTHDSYPIKAEIVGFKHNKTLIMPLGHIHGIAPNMKIENTRLPLQVAVGNELLGRVLGGDGLPIDNLGPIQTSAYTEIDKHPPDPYSRERIQEVMTTGIRAIDGILTAGVGQRLGIFAGSGVGKSTLLGMIARNTNADINIIALIGERGREVREFLDNDLGEEGRKNSVVIAVTGDEPPLLRLRGAYVATAIAEHFRDQGKKVMFMMDSITRFAMAQREIGLSLGEPPALRGYTPSVFSTLQKLLERTGTNNTGAITAFYTVLVEGDDSNEPISDTVRGILDGHIVLSRSLAEKNHFPAIDISASVSRAMKDITHPEHQALAGKLKELTTTYRESEDLINIGAYVRGANPKIDESLTKIDKINQFLKQDITEKNNFEETITILDNIIS from the coding sequence ATGACTGATATATTTATTAAATATCAAAACGCTCTTGATCGTACACCTGTATTAAAAAGTTATGGTAAAATTGAAAGTCTTAATGGACTACTGATAGAAGCAAAAGGTCCTGTTGGTTCTATTGGGGATTTATGTTATATTTACACTCACGATTCATACCCTATAAAAGCAGAAATTGTTGGCTTCAAACATAATAAAACTTTAATTATGCCATTAGGGCACATTCATGGTATTGCACCTAATATGAAAATAGAAAATACACGCCTACCTTTGCAAGTTGCTGTAGGTAATGAATTATTAGGACGAGTCTTAGGTGGAGATGGGCTTCCTATTGACAATTTAGGACCAATTCAAACATCAGCTTATACAGAGATTGATAAGCATCCACCTGATCCCTACTCACGCGAGAGGATTCAAGAAGTTATGACCACTGGTATCCGTGCTATTGACGGTATACTTACAGCAGGAGTTGGGCAACGATTGGGTATTTTTGCGGGCAGTGGCGTTGGAAAATCCACATTATTGGGCATGATTGCACGAAATACAAATGCCGATATTAATATTATCGCACTTATTGGAGAAAGAGGTCGAGAAGTAAGGGAATTTCTAGATAATGATCTTGGTGAAGAAGGTAGGAAAAATTCTGTTGTTATTGCTGTGACAGGAGATGAACCTCCATTATTGCGATTAAGAGGTGCTTATGTTGCTACCGCCATTGCTGAACATTTTCGAGACCAGGGCAAAAAAGTAATGTTTATGATGGATTCTATCACACGATTTGCTATGGCACAACGAGAAATTGGTTTATCACTAGGAGAGCCACCGGCATTACGTGGCTATACTCCTAGTGTATTTTCTACCCTGCAAAAGCTGCTTGAACGTACGGGAACAAATAATACAGGTGCAATTACTGCTTTTTACACGGTTCTTGTGGAAGGTGATGACAGCAACGAACCAATATCTGATACAGTACGGGGTATTTTAGATGGACATATTGTCTTATCACGATCCTTAGCAGAAAAAAATCATTTTCCAGCAATCGATATTTCTGCCAGCGTATCACGCGCTATGAAAGATATCACTCATCCAGAACACCAAGCATTAGCCGGAAAATTAAAAGAATTAACCACTACTTACCGCGAATCTGAGGATTTGATTAATATCGGAGCATACGTTAGAGGAGCAAATCCCAAAATAGACGAATCACTAACAAAAATAGATAAAATAAATCAATTTCTTAAACAGGACATAACAGAAAAAAATAATTTTGAAGAAACAATCACCATACTTGACAATATTATAAGCTAA
- the fliG gene encoding flagellar motor switch protein FliG, with product MPLEKTTAEKNSSRKKKVLSGKEKVAIFLISIGPEVSAEVLKHMKEEEIEEVSFELARADLVDSETRDMVLMEFQELMMAQDFIISGGIDYARDVLEKALGTQRAVDIINRLTSSLQTKPFDFIRRTDPTHLVNFIQNEHPQTIALILSYLDPQKAATILASLNTDLQADIMRRIATMDRTSPEILREVERVLERKLSTLSSEDFTSAGGIDTVVAIINNADRTTERNIIETLEEDDPDLAEEIKKKMFVFEDIITLDDKSIQKVMRNVDNNDLSKALKSVDPEVQDKIFRNMSKRASQMLRDDMEFMGPVRLKEVEEAQQKIVSVIRKLEEQGEIVVARGGDDDLVV from the coding sequence ATGCCTTTAGAAAAAACTACTGCAGAAAAAAATAGTTCCCGTAAAAAAAAGGTGCTTTCAGGAAAAGAAAAAGTTGCTATTTTTCTAATTTCTATTGGGCCAGAAGTATCTGCAGAAGTACTTAAACATATGAAAGAAGAAGAAATTGAAGAAGTTTCTTTTGAGTTGGCTCGTGCGGATTTAGTTGATTCTGAAACTAGAGATATGGTACTTATGGAATTTCAAGAATTAATGATGGCTCAAGATTTTATTATTAGTGGAGGCATTGATTACGCCCGAGACGTATTAGAAAAAGCATTAGGCACACAACGGGCTGTCGATATTATTAACAGGCTTACATCATCTCTTCAAACCAAACCGTTTGATTTTATTCGAAGAACAGATCCTACTCATTTAGTAAACTTCATTCAGAATGAACACCCTCAAACGATTGCCTTGATTCTATCCTACTTGGATCCGCAAAAAGCAGCAACTATTCTTGCTTCGCTGAATACTGATTTACAAGCAGATATCATGCGTCGAATCGCTACTATGGACAGGACTTCTCCAGAAATCTTACGTGAAGTAGAACGCGTATTGGAACGTAAATTATCAACTCTCAGCAGTGAAGATTTCACTTCGGCAGGAGGTATCGATACCGTTGTTGCCATTATCAATAATGCAGATCGAACTACCGAAAGAAATATCATTGAAACTCTAGAAGAAGACGATCCCGATCTGGCAGAAGAAATCAAAAAGAAAATGTTTGTGTTTGAAGATATTATTACACTGGATGACAAAAGTATTCAAAAAGTTATGCGTAATGTCGATAATAATGATCTATCAAAAGCTCTTAAATCTGTTGATCCTGAAGTTCAAGATAAAATTTTCCGCAACATGTCAAAACGTGCTTCTCAAATGTTGAGAGACGATATGGAATTTATGGGTCCTGTACGCCTTAAAGAAGTTGAAGAAGCTCAGCAAAAAATTGTTTCTGTTATCCGAAAGCTCGAAGAACAAGGAGAAATCGTTGTCGCTCGAGGTGGAGATGATGATTTAGTAGTATAA
- the fliH gene encoding flagellar assembly protein FliH — MTNNTFDPHARILHNGQYKLKDSNKIAVPIRSFRSEFEEELSVQERINNMNLEIQQLEHQIEQKKQQGHEQANKILEQVKDEARKVMEDAEQHAFDRIQKSVHEKENIIQQSKEDAEKIMQQAQKEASEILEEAQKTITKLKTEAHQEAFTEGKELGFQSGKEEIQLLVERLHSVVAETVRERERILMHSETQVINLVLTMVGKIVKKLTADYKEIVINNIKAALELLKGAMTIFIHVSPRDYNFAVSHKQELINMIEAQAEIKFIEDPTIEPGGVYIETDTGDIDATINSQLEELETQMRFYMPVKIKTPETKKREVVSSNNDTLDNESVIDDSPTAFAQQENYGKDLPPEMRYNESSSEEIIVPEVIPVSSDSESEYIHNSYSENSDNLKDKPVDDIIV, encoded by the coding sequence GTGACCAACAATACATTCGATCCTCACGCTAGAATTCTACACAACGGTCAATACAAACTCAAAGATTCTAATAAGATAGCAGTTCCTATAAGATCTTTCCGTTCGGAATTCGAAGAAGAACTTTCTGTACAGGAACGTATCAACAATATGAATCTAGAAATCCAACAGCTTGAACACCAAATCGAACAAAAAAAACAACAAGGTCATGAACAAGCTAACAAAATTTTAGAACAAGTAAAAGATGAAGCTAGAAAAGTTATGGAAGACGCAGAACAACATGCTTTCGACCGAATTCAAAAATCCGTTCATGAAAAAGAAAATATCATCCAACAAAGTAAAGAAGATGCTGAAAAAATAATGCAACAAGCTCAAAAAGAAGCATCGGAAATACTGGAAGAGGCTCAAAAAACTATTACAAAATTAAAAACAGAAGCTCATCAAGAAGCCTTTACTGAAGGTAAGGAACTTGGTTTTCAATCAGGTAAAGAAGAAATTCAACTTCTTGTAGAACGTTTGCATAGTGTTGTTGCAGAAACAGTAAGAGAACGGGAACGTATTTTAATGCATAGCGAAACCCAAGTTATCAATCTTGTCCTCACTATGGTAGGAAAAATTGTTAAAAAATTAACAGCAGATTATAAAGAAATAGTAATCAACAATATCAAAGCAGCTTTAGAATTGCTTAAAGGAGCTATGACTATTTTTATCCATGTATCACCGCGGGATTATAATTTTGCAGTTTCACACAAGCAAGAACTTATTAATATGATAGAAGCTCAAGCAGAAATAAAATTTATAGAAGATCCAACAATAGAACCTGGTGGCGTATATATCGAAACAGATACAGGTGATATCGATGCCACTATTAATTCCCAACTGGAAGAGCTAGAAACTCAAATGCGTTTTTACATGCCTGTTAAAATTAAAACACCTGAGACAAAAAAAAGAGAAGTCGTATCATCAAATAATGATACGTTGGATAATGAATCAGTAATTGATGATAGCCCTACAGCATTTGCCCAACAAGAAAATTACGGAAAGGATTTGCCTCCTGAAATGCGTTATAACGAATCCTCATCAGAAGAAATAATAGTTCCTGAAGTTATTCCTGTTTCTTCTGATTCAGAATCAGAATATATTCATAATTCTTATTCAGAAAATAGTGATAATCTAAAAGATAAACCAGTTGATGATATTATTGTTTAG
- a CDS encoding (2Fe-2S)-binding protein, whose translation MADKDHVVCTCLGTTLGELQDVIDANPGITVEELMEKTSAGTICGMCIDGSNGEEISLNSLIEEANKK comes from the coding sequence ATGGCAGATAAAGATCATGTGGTATGTACTTGTTTAGGGACCACTTTAGGAGAATTGCAGGATGTGATAGATGCAAATCCTGGAATTACTGTTGAAGAATTGATGGAAAAAACAAGTGCCGGTACAATCTGTGGAATGTGCATTGATGGTTCCAATGGAGAAGAAATTTCTCTTAATAGTCTTATTGAAGAAGCGAATAAAAAGTAG
- a CDS encoding MBL fold metallo-hydrolase: MKIRFLGTGTSSGVPVLGCMCRVCLSQDPRDKRMRCALLVDADNQKILVDAGPDIRQQLLLSRTQYIDAVLITHDHFDHVIGLDELRPFSFYKKIPLYGNALSMAGVKEKFAYLFNDAPLYIGGGLAQFSLNEVEPYKSFFVENLQVIPLGVQHGKLPILGFKIKNMAYLTDVKVLPQTSIDLILDIDVLIINCLRKKYHNTHLNLPEALKLIDMINPKQCYFIHMNHEVLAAEWEQTLPDHVYLAYDGLELIL, encoded by the coding sequence ATGAAGATTCGATTTTTGGGTACAGGTACATCGTCAGGAGTGCCTGTTTTGGGTTGCATGTGTAGAGTATGCCTATCTCAAGATCCTCGAGATAAAAGAATGAGATGTGCGTTGTTAGTGGATGCCGATAATCAAAAAATTCTCGTTGATGCTGGTCCTGATATTCGTCAACAATTACTTTTATCTCGCACGCAGTATATTGATGCTGTCCTCATTACTCATGATCATTTTGATCATGTCATTGGGCTGGATGAATTGCGTCCTTTTTCTTTCTATAAAAAAATTCCTCTTTATGGTAATGCTTTATCAATGGCGGGTGTTAAAGAAAAATTCGCCTATCTGTTTAATGATGCACCTTTATATATTGGTGGTGGTTTGGCGCAGTTCAGTCTAAATGAGGTAGAGCCTTATAAGTCTTTTTTTGTAGAGAACCTTCAAGTGATTCCTCTTGGAGTACAACATGGAAAACTACCTATTTTAGGATTCAAAATTAAAAATATGGCTTATCTGACTGATGTTAAAGTGCTACCTCAGACATCTATCGACTTAATATTGGATATTGATGTATTAATTATTAATTGTTTGCGGAAAAAGTATCACAATACCCATCTTAATTTGCCGGAAGCATTAAAGTTAATTGATATGATAAACCCAAAACAATGTTATTTTATTCATATGAATCATGAAGTACTAGCTGCAGAATGGGAACAGACACTTCCTGATCACGTATATTTAGCATATGATGGATTAGAGTTGATATTATAA
- a CDS encoding NifU family protein — MSEEINFDELSIVQKLRLIEDKLNQEVRPMLVLDGGDMEIVDLKEDEDGTLLLFIQYLGACNGCPSASTGTLMAIQQYLNVKISDRIEVIPVQ; from the coding sequence ATGAGTGAGGAAATAAATTTTGATGAATTAAGTATTGTGCAAAAACTTCGTTTAATAGAAGATAAATTAAATCAGGAAGTACGTCCTATGTTGGTTTTAGATGGTGGCGATATGGAAATTGTTGATCTTAAAGAAGATGAGGATGGTACTTTATTGTTATTTATTCAGTATCTTGGAGCTTGTAATGGCTGTCCTAGTGCATCTACAGGTACGTTAATGGCAATACAGCAGTATCTGAATGTCAAAATTTCTGATAGGATAGAAGTGATACCTGTTCAGTAG
- a CDS encoding UDP-N-acetylmuramoyl-tripeptide--D-alanyl-D-alanine ligase: protein MFLQNQIFDHKFFNTVFGKALREHPFKIDYFTIDSRSIIDPTLTCFIGIKGPNFNGNDFFEHAYQQGVRVFILEQVPVSIPHDATIYIVTDSIQALAELASAHRKRLNIPHILITGSFGKTTVRHMLMHLLNQKYSIHTAHKNWNNDIGLPLSILSTPHEAQISILEAGMNHAKEISLLSKITKPEIGIVTNIGWNHVGQLGSMDAIANAKAEIIDGMSSNSILIFNKNNPYKNLLLNKFKGKVIFFDPDKLYIHEDYGIQGFTFKHYRIPNEQFYCPCPGIHLLENIAILFVCMEIFNIPVNFLQECLNLFSNHLEHRMDTQLHKKSGAMLILDCYNASLESFKAGFNILKKEKLNNKHCIAVIGDILELGTYSDDIHKQIINDLISKKCIDELFIMGTYFSKHSSILKNHNINYYIFNSLNELSEKLITHLRKDTVVFIKASHGFHFENIVKMLY, encoded by the coding sequence ATGTTTTTACAAAACCAAATTTTCGATCATAAATTTTTTAATACTGTTTTCGGAAAAGCTTTGAGAGAGCATCCTTTTAAAATCGACTATTTTACTATAGATTCTCGGTCTATAATAGATCCGACTTTAACATGCTTTATTGGAATAAAAGGACCGAATTTCAATGGTAATGATTTTTTTGAACACGCATACCAACAAGGTGTTCGAGTATTTATCCTGGAGCAAGTACCTGTATCCATTCCTCATGATGCTACTATTTATATTGTTACTGATAGTATTCAAGCCCTTGCAGAACTAGCTTCTGCTCACAGAAAACGTTTGAATATTCCCCATATTCTTATTACCGGTAGTTTTGGAAAAACTACCGTACGACATATGTTGATGCATTTGCTAAATCAAAAATACAGTATCCATACAGCACATAAAAATTGGAATAACGATATTGGACTACCCTTATCGATACTTTCGACTCCTCACGAAGCACAAATTTCTATTTTGGAAGCTGGTATGAATCATGCTAAGGAAATATCATTATTATCGAAAATTACAAAACCAGAAATAGGAATTGTTACTAATATTGGTTGGAACCATGTAGGACAATTGGGTTCTATGGATGCTATAGCCAATGCAAAAGCAGAAATTATCGATGGAATGTCATCAAATTCTATTCTTATTTTCAATAAAAATAATCCATATAAAAATTTACTGCTCAATAAATTTAAAGGCAAAGTAATTTTTTTTGATCCAGATAAACTATATATTCATGAAGATTATGGAATACAAGGATTTACTTTTAAGCATTATAGAATTCCCAATGAACAATTTTATTGCCCATGTCCAGGCATTCACCTTCTTGAAAATATTGCTATATTATTTGTTTGTATGGAAATATTTAATATTCCCGTTAATTTTTTACAAGAATGTTTAAACCTATTCAGCAATCATTTGGAACACCGTATGGATACACAATTACATAAAAAATCAGGAGCTATGCTTATTCTAGATTGTTACAATGCCTCTTTAGAGTCTTTTAAAGCAGGTTTTAATATCTTAAAAAAAGAAAAGTTAAATAATAAACATTGCATTGCTGTTATTGGTGATATTTTAGAATTAGGCACTTATAGCGATGATATTCATAAGCAAATAATAAATGATTTGATATCTAAAAAATGCATTGATGAACTTTTTATTATGGGCACATATTTTTCTAAACATAGCAGTATTCTAAAAAATCATAATATCAATTATTACATTTTTAATTCTTTAAATGAACTATCAGAAAAATTGATAACACATTTAAGAAAGGATACCGTAGTATTTATTAAAGCATCCCATGGATTTCATTTTGAAAATATCGTAAAAATGCTCTATTAA